In Desulforegula conservatrix Mb1Pa, one DNA window encodes the following:
- a CDS encoding IS5/IS1182 family transposase, translating into MKQLGLFDWKERYTRIDKNGDPLVELNKVIPWEDFRSVLSNVFVKDRKSNAGAKPYDVILMFKILILQSLYNLSDDGIEYQILDRLSFMRFLSIDAGDKVPDSKTIWLF; encoded by the coding sequence ATGAAGCAGCTTGGATTATTTGACTGGAAAGAGCGCTATACGAGAATTGACAAGAATGGAGATCCATTAGTTGAATTGAATAAGGTGATTCCATGGGAGGATTTTCGTTCTGTTTTGAGTAATGTTTTTGTGAAGGATCGAAAGAGCAACGCGGGCGCAAAACCGTATGATGTTATCCTGATGTTTAAAATACTGATTTTACAGTCTCTTTACAACCTTTCTGATGATGGGATTGAATATCAGATTTTAGACCGATTGTCCTTTATGCGTTTTCTTTCAATTGATGCAGGCGATAAAGTTCCCGATTCCAAGACGATCTGGCTTTTTAG
- a CDS encoding glycosyltransferase family 2 protein, producing the protein MYSNKKIYVVVPAHNEEKQIIKVIETMPDFVDKIVIVDDSSTDNTFETVEKISESDKRIILLKNETNLGCGASLAKGFKWVLSQDAEIIVRMDGDGQMNPDDLEKLVYPVTEGLTDFAKGNRFFSGKAYEKMPKVRYYGTAFLSLLTKIASGYWQISDFQSGYTAMNRDVLKTIDWDSMYKSYGQPNDLIVRLNVANFRIADVPVEPVYNVGEKSGMNIKKVMFTLSWLLLKLFFWRMKEKYVIRDFHPLVLFYFLAFFFGCSSFLLFLRVFYFWVFVGHIPPINALAAMFTFISASQFTLFGMWLDMEANRSLRGGRKAPII; encoded by the coding sequence CCATAATGAAGAGAAGCAGATTATAAAAGTCATTGAGACGATGCCTGACTTTGTCGATAAAATCGTAATTGTAGATGATTCAAGTACTGATAACACTTTTGAAACAGTTGAGAAAATATCTGAGTCAGACAAAAGAATAATTCTGTTAAAAAACGAAACAAATCTCGGATGCGGAGCTTCTCTTGCTAAGGGTTTTAAATGGGTTTTGAGCCAGGACGCCGAGATTATAGTAAGAATGGACGGTGACGGCCAAATGAACCCGGATGATCTGGAAAAACTTGTGTACCCGGTTACTGAGGGGTTGACAGATTTTGCCAAAGGTAACAGATTTTTTTCGGGCAAAGCATATGAAAAGATGCCCAAAGTCAGATATTATGGAACAGCTTTTCTTTCTCTTTTAACAAAAATTGCCTCTGGATACTGGCAGATTTCAGATTTTCAGTCCGGTTATACAGCAATGAACCGTGATGTTCTTAAAACAATAGACTGGGATTCGATGTATAAGAGTTACGGTCAACCCAATGATCTGATTGTAAGGCTTAATGTGGCCAATTTCAGAATTGCTGATGTTCCCGTTGAGCCGGTTTACAATGTCGGCGAGAAATCAGGCATGAACATAAAAAAAGTTATGTTTACCTTGAGCTGGCTTCTTCTGAAACTGTTTTTCTGGAGAATGAAGGAAAAATACGTTATCAGGGATTTTCACCCTCTGGTGCTATTTTATTTTCTGGCTTTCTTTTTTGGCTGCTCATCTTTTCTCCTCTTTTTAAGAGTTTTTTATTTTTGGGTGTTTGTTGGACATATTCCCCCAATAAATGCTCTTGCTGCCATGTTTACCTTTATCAGCGCGAGTCAGTTCACTCTTTTTGGAATGTGGCTTGATATGGAAGCTAATCGGAGTCTTAGGGGCGGGAGGAAAGCTCCTATAATATAG